A part of Acropora palmata chromosome 6, jaAcrPala1.3, whole genome shotgun sequence genomic DNA contains:
- the LOC141885030 gene encoding uncharacterized protein LOC141885030, which yields MTDEPNPPTATVYAVSLKLPDFWPSDPELWFAQAEALFTAQNITQEKTKFGHVVRVLPARYASEVRDIILRPPEQPYKVLKAELTKRVCPSKRQRLQQLLHVEDLGDRKPSQLLRYMLKLRGDAVLDADRDESFRELFLQKLPITIRTALATHKDATLNQLAEMADDLAEVQGPQPPVYQVQKENDPEITAIQSELLKISKMLQSRSTHEQRPSHSQSGICWYHERFGSNAKKCREPCEFRAQPGNSTARR from the coding sequence ATGACCGATGAGCCTAATCCACCGACTGCCACTGTTTACGCTGTTTCGCTGAAACTACCGGATTTCTGGCCGTCCGATCCCGAACTTTGGTTTGCCCAAGCTGAAGCGTTGTTCACAGCTCAAAATATCACGcaagagaagacaaaatttggCCATGTTGTTCGCGTTCTACCGGCCCGATACGCCTCAGAGGTACGTGATATCATTTTGCGGCCGCCAGAACAACCTTATAAAGTCCTTAAGGCTGAATTGACGAAACGTGTGTGCCCTTCAAAACGACAACGACTACAGCAGCTCCTTCATGTCGAAGACCTCGGTGACCGCAAACCATCACAGCTCTTGCGGTATATGTTGAAACTTCGCGGCGATGCCGTCCTCGACGCCGACAGAGATGAGAGTTTTCGCGAACTTTTTCTACAGAAATTACCCATCACCATTCGCACGGCACTGGCAACCCACAAAGATGCTACTCTCAATCAGCTCGCCGAGATGGCGGACGACCTGGCCGAGGTGCAAGGCCCTCAACCACCAGTTTATCAGGTTCAGAAAGAAAATGACCCCGAAATTACAGCCATACAATCCGAACTACTGAAGATCAGCAAAATGCTGCAATCCCGATCAACGCACGAGCAACGACCGTCTCACTCCCAGTCGGGCATTTGTTGGTACCACGAGCGCTTCGGTTCTAATGCAAAGAAGTGCCGCGAGCCTTGCGAGTTTCGCGCGCAACCGGGAAACTCGACCGCCCGTCGGTGA